A window of the Fusobacterium sp. JB019 genome harbors these coding sequences:
- a CDS encoding RnfABCDGE type electron transport complex subunit D, producing MGPSPHIRTSETVDKVMRDVIIALVPALLMAIYVFKLKAVIVTAVSVIFCMLTELVFNKIRNKDCTLHDGSAIITGLLFAFVIPVDMPIQFVIIGAIVSIALGKMLFGGLGQNIFNPALVGRAFIQASWPVAITTFSLDGMAGPTMLDAMKRSLPLGDVLIGKGNIYIQSLIGNMGGCLGETSALALLIGGLYLIYKKQIDWKMPTIIIATVFVCTYLLGAENPLAQILSGGLLLGAFFMATDMVTSPVTPKGKIIFALGIGFLISVIRMKGGYPEGTAFSILIMNGVTPLINRYTTPKKFGEVKASGK from the coding sequence ATGGGGCCATCACCTCACATAAGAACTTCAGAAACAGTAGACAAAGTAATGCGTGATGTTATTATAGCATTAGTTCCAGCTTTGTTAATGGCTATATATGTTTTTAAATTAAAAGCTGTAATAGTAACAGCTGTTTCAGTTATATTCTGTATGTTGACAGAGTTAGTATTTAATAAGATAAGAAATAAAGATTGTACATTACATGATGGGAGTGCTATTATAACAGGGCTTTTATTTGCATTTGTAATACCTGTAGATATGCCAATTCAATTTGTAATAATTGGAGCAATTGTTTCAATAGCTTTAGGAAAAATGCTGTTCGGAGGATTGGGACAAAATATTTTTAATCCAGCTTTAGTTGGAAGAGCATTTATTCAGGCTTCATGGCCAGTAGCAATAACAACATTCTCTTTGGATGGAATGGCAGGACCAACAATGTTAGACGCTATGAAAAGAAGCTTACCTTTAGGAGATGTTTTAATAGGTAAAGGAAATATATATATTCAAAGTTTAATTGGAAATATGGGTGGATGTTTAGGAGAAACATCAGCATTAGCCTTGCTAATAGGGGGATTATATTTAATATATAAAAAACAAATTGATTGGAAAATGCCAACAATAATAATAGCAACAGTATTTGTATGTACTTATTTACTAGGTGCAGAAAATCCTTTAGCTCAAATTCTTTCAGGAGGATTGCTATTAGGAGCATTCTTCATGGCAACTGATATGGTAACTAGTCCAGTAACTCCTAAAGGAAAAATAATTTTTGCTCTAGGGATAGGATTTTTAATTTCAGTTATAAGAATGAAAGGTGGATATCCAGAAGGGACAGCGTTTTCAATATTAATAATGAACGGTGTAACACCTTTAATAAATAGATATACAACACCTAAGAAATTTGGGGAGGTGAAAGCTAGTGGAAAATAG